A single region of the Vicia villosa cultivar HV-30 ecotype Madison, WI linkage group LG4, Vvil1.0, whole genome shotgun sequence genome encodes:
- the LOC131599604 gene encoding chitinase 2-like, with translation MSSDSDIDADVKPTIFREYIGMEDNIDDFPANMINDNIKEFHFILGFATELYVYGKGTGEFNRTWSIENFSPENVAKLKQLHRQVKVVISIGGNGHEYQFNPQNNEDWITNAVSSIKEIILDYENEVMDDDNIIDGIDINYENITSSVDDFSNCIGQVIQKLKEDPDVSKSMKIVSIAPTELLQPHYLKLYLVNKDNIDWIDYKFYNQYFSSRDEFVSLFKKLVTDYDTEFKLLAGVSTYTGIPSESQGLIVDGCKYLLSRASLAGVFVLDANASAPAYSLERQLQELLTKE, from the coding sequence ATGTCATCAGATTCTGATATCGATGCTGATGTGAAGCCTACCATTTTCCGAGAGTACATTGGCATGGAAGATAATATAGATGATTTTCCTGCAAACATGATCAACGACAACATCAAAGAATTCCACTTCATTCTGGGCTTTGCAACCGAGTTGTATGTTTATGGAAAAGGCACAGGAGAATTTAACCGCACTTGGAGCATTGAGAACTTTAGCCCAGAAAATGTGGCTAAACTCAAGCAACTGCATAGGCAAGTGAAAGTGGTAATAAGCATAGGAGGCAATGGCCATGAATATCAATTCAACCCTCAGAATAATGAAGACTGGATTACGAATGCTGTATCATCAATCAAAGAGATCATCCTAGACTACGAGAACGAAGTCATGGACGATGATAACATAATTGACGGTATTGATATTAACTATGAAAACATCACTTCCAGTGTCGACGACTTTTCAAACTGCATAGGGCAGGTCATACAAAAACTCAAGGAAGATCCGGATGTTTCCAAATCCATGAAAATAGTGTCCATTGCTCCAACAGAGTTACTCCAACCCCACTACCTCAAACTGTATCTAGTCAACAAAGACAATATTGACTGGATTGACTACAAGTTCTACAATCAGTATTTTTCCTCAAGGGATGAGTTTGTAAGTCTTTTTAAGAAACTAGTTACTGATTATGATACGGAGTTTAAACTCTTGGCAGGAGTCAGCACCTATACAGGTATTCCATCTGAATCACAAGGTTTAATTGTTGACGGATGTAAATACCTCCTTAGCCGTGCATCACTAGCTGGAGTTTTTGTTTTGGATGCTAATGCCTCTGCCCCCGCATATTCACTTGAGAGACAGCTTCAAGAACTCCTTACTAAAGAGTGA